A genome region from Halorubellus sp. JP-L1 includes the following:
- a CDS encoding MATE family efflux transporter: MGRLREGARRIAFAFPALLARLGIVDREHGDEAFDLALPVMVTGALRTFLRTADFLMVGQAVGASAVAALELGFQYYFIPFGLSLALTSGTISAVSRFVGAGQFGRANTTVAVSLWLSLAFSIPMTAVAWVYAEPLVAVLAPNETVTAMGATYLRIVMLSVAFRFWSMTAARALAGAGDTRTPMYVRLLTLPTNIGLNAVLIFGLGPVEPMGVAGAAWGTVAANVLAAGVFLVLLSTSRFPVRLPLPGSLPLSGRLPLPGRSNAPGVSSGAGGDVWDSSIAREVVRVGLPLAGTRLSRTFGRFPFLFVLGAFGTGTLAAYAIGRRVMLLAMMPAWGYSTAASTLVGQRVGEGDGDGAAAAGWATLRVALATQLCIAVVLVVLARPISLAFGSEHVADTVRFVRVFGLGVGAFAVSRTMRGGLRGAGDTTWPFYGTLAGTYLLKLPVVFLALPATLSVGILGVGFTPGIGLGVPAVYAAILLDMHFRAVVNAVRFKSGAWRAIARASDVGADASG, encoded by the coding sequence ATGGGTCGGCTCCGTGAGGGAGCGCGCCGCATCGCGTTCGCGTTCCCGGCGTTGCTCGCGCGGCTCGGTATCGTGGACCGCGAGCACGGCGACGAGGCGTTCGACCTGGCGTTGCCCGTGATGGTGACGGGCGCGCTCCGGACGTTCCTGCGGACGGCGGACTTCCTGATGGTCGGGCAGGCCGTCGGCGCGTCCGCAGTCGCGGCGCTCGAACTCGGCTTCCAGTACTACTTCATCCCGTTCGGACTGTCGCTCGCGCTCACGAGCGGCACGATCAGTGCAGTGTCGCGGTTCGTCGGCGCCGGGCAGTTCGGGCGGGCGAACACGACGGTCGCGGTGTCGCTGTGGCTGTCGCTCGCGTTCTCGATCCCGATGACGGCCGTCGCGTGGGTGTACGCGGAGCCACTGGTCGCCGTGCTCGCGCCGAACGAGACCGTGACCGCGATGGGTGCGACGTACCTCCGGATCGTGATGCTGTCGGTCGCGTTCCGGTTCTGGAGCATGACCGCGGCGCGCGCGCTCGCCGGCGCGGGCGACACGCGAACGCCGATGTACGTCCGACTCCTCACGCTCCCGACGAACATCGGCCTGAACGCGGTCCTCATCTTCGGGCTCGGCCCCGTGGAGCCGATGGGTGTGGCGGGGGCAGCGTGGGGGACGGTCGCAGCGAACGTGCTCGCCGCGGGCGTGTTCCTCGTGCTCCTGTCGACGTCGCGGTTCCCGGTTCGCCTCCCACTCCCGGGCAGCCTCCCGCTTTCGGGCCGCCTCCCACTCCCGGGCCGCTCGAACGCTCCTGGGGTTTCGAGCGGGGCCGGCGGCGACGTGTGGGACTCGTCGATCGCGCGCGAGGTCGTCCGCGTTGGGTTGCCGCTCGCTGGGACGCGGCTGTCGCGGACGTTCGGCCGGTTCCCGTTCCTGTTCGTCCTCGGCGCGTTCGGGACGGGAACGCTCGCAGCGTACGCGATCGGGCGGCGCGTGATGTTGCTCGCGATGATGCCGGCGTGGGGGTACTCGACGGCGGCGAGCACGCTCGTCGGGCAGCGCGTCGGCGAGGGCGACGGGGACGGCGCGGCGGCAGCGGGGTGGGCGACGCTCCGCGTAGCACTGGCCACCCAACTGTGTATCGCGGTCGTACTCGTCGTGCTCGCGCGCCCGATCTCGCTCGCGTTCGGGTCCGAGCACGTCGCGGACACCGTCAGGTTCGTGCGCGTGTTCGGACTCGGGGTCGGCGCGTTCGCGGTGTCGCGGACGATGCGCGGCGGCCTCCGCGGCGCCGGCGACACGACGTGGCCGTTCTACGGGACGCTCGCGGGCACGTACCTCCTGAAGCTCCCGGTGGTGTTCCTCGCGCTCCCGGCGACGCTCTCCGTCGGCATCCTCGGCGTCGGGTTCACGCCCGGCATCGGCCTCGGCGTCCCGGCGGTGTACGCGGCAATCCTGCTGGACATGCACTTTCGCGCCGTAGTGAACGCCGTCCGCTTCAAGTCCGGGGCGTGGCGCGCCATCGCGCGAGCGTCCGACGTCGGCGCGGACGCATCCGGCTAG
- a CDS encoding Zn-ribbon containing protein: MPHQCTECSRTFPDGSKEMLSGCPDCGGNKFQFKPADAVDVGAESGATATAESSGGEESAGAMSRAASTVRDLVGRGGESADASSATDPISSSPSTDEPSKSPASQQNTSQASASQSNASQSSASSTSSESTASNEGSWPKSGTEAYDTPSEKARRREDASGSRTETSPSVDAGGAEASVDAGGAEASVDAGGAEASAEDDSSITAQMNETEDDAQRSARSDVVSPDELPSHETPDAGGASPGEVDASERADRPPSRGSSSIPERQSAGDVASEPDEDSPDLDELREELNSQFESIKVLDPGKYELNLMELYDREEYIISLQEDGRYVIEVPESWRGDASPD, translated from the coding sequence ATGCCTCATCAGTGCACGGAGTGTAGTCGGACGTTCCCGGACGGCTCGAAGGAGATGCTGTCGGGGTGTCCGGACTGCGGGGGTAACAAGTTCCAGTTCAAGCCGGCTGACGCGGTCGACGTCGGCGCGGAGAGCGGCGCGACTGCGACCGCGGAGTCGTCGGGCGGGGAGGAGTCGGCGGGTGCGATGAGTCGTGCGGCGTCGACGGTCCGCGACCTCGTCGGTCGCGGTGGCGAGTCCGCGGACGCTTCGAGTGCGACGGACCCAATCTCGTCGTCCCCGTCGACAGACGAGCCATCGAAGTCGCCCGCATCGCAGCAGAACACGTCGCAAGCGAGCGCGTCGCAGTCGAACGCGTCACAGTCGAGCGCGTCGTCGACGTCGTCGGAGTCGACGGCGTCGAACGAAGGATCGTGGCCGAAGTCGGGGACGGAGGCGTACGACACGCCCTCGGAGAAGGCGCGGCGCCGTGAGGACGCGTCGGGGTCGCGGACCGAGACGTCGCCGTCTGTGGACGCTGGTGGTGCGGAGGCGTCTGTGGACGCTGGAGGCGCGGAGGCGTCTGTGGACGCTGGAGGCGCGGAGGCGTCGGCGGAGGACGACTCGAGCATCACGGCGCAGATGAACGAGACGGAGGACGACGCGCAGCGGTCGGCGCGGTCGGACGTGGTGTCGCCGGACGAGTTGCCGAGTCACGAGACGCCCGACGCTGGGGGCGCGTCGCCGGGTGAAGTGGACGCCTCCGAGCGCGCGGACCGCCCGCCGTCGCGGGGGTCCTCGAGCATCCCTGAGCGACAGAGTGCGGGCGACGTGGCGAGCGAGCCGGACGAGGACTCGCCGGACCTCGACGAGCTCCGCGAGGAGCTGAACAGCCAGTTCGAGAGCATCAAAGTGCTCGATCCCGGGAAGTACGAACTGAACCTGATGGAGCTGTACGACCGCGAGGAGTACATCATCTCGCTCCAGGAGGACGGCCGGTACGTCATCGAGGTCCCGGAGTCCTGGCGCGGCGACGCCAGCCCGGACTGA
- a CDS encoding DUF2073 domain-containing protein → MPEAKASDGDGVQIDLISAERMDGLASMEKIRMILDGVRDGKIVILEDGLSPDEESKLIEVTMTEISPDEFNGIEIETYPRSKTSDTGILGRIMGREETSKLTVIGPANQIETLHKDETVISALVSRK, encoded by the coding sequence ATGCCTGAAGCGAAAGCATCAGACGGCGACGGCGTCCAGATCGACCTCATCAGCGCCGAGCGGATGGACGGCCTGGCGAGCATGGAGAAGATACGGATGATCCTGGACGGCGTTCGCGACGGAAAGATCGTCATCCTCGAGGATGGGTTGTCGCCGGACGAGGAGTCGAAGTTGATCGAGGTGACGATGACGGAGATCAGTCCGGACGAGTTCAACGGGATCGAGATCGAGACGTACCCGCGGTCGAAGACGAGTGACACGGGTATCCTCGGTCGGATCATGGGTCGAGAGGAGACGTCGAAGTTGACGGTCATCGGCCCGGCGAACCAGATCGAGACGTTGCACAAGGACGAGACGGTAATCAGCGCGCTGGTCTCCCGGAAATAA
- a CDS encoding Era-like GTP-binding protein, which produces MGLLSGLKDSLQRVTDSLFSEDEQKRIGIYGPPNAGKTTLANRIARDWTGDAIGPESHIPHETRRARRKENVEIERDGKSVSIDIVDTPGVTTKVNYEEFLDYEMEKDDAVRRSREATEGVAEAMHWLREDVDGVIYVLDSTEDPFTQVNTMLIGIIESRDLPVLIFANKIDLEGSSTQRIRNAFPQHETVPLSALEGNNMDEVYDKIAEYFG; this is translated from the coding sequence ATGGGACTGCTATCAGGACTCAAAGACAGCCTCCAACGGGTTACGGACAGCCTCTTCTCGGAGGACGAACAGAAGCGTATCGGCATCTACGGACCGCCGAACGCAGGCAAGACGACACTGGCGAACCGAATCGCTCGAGACTGGACCGGGGACGCGATCGGTCCGGAGAGCCACATCCCTCACGAGACGCGACGAGCGCGTCGGAAGGAGAACGTGGAAATCGAGCGCGACGGGAAGTCGGTGAGTATCGACATCGTCGACACGCCGGGCGTGACGACGAAGGTGAACTACGAGGAGTTCCTCGACTACGAGATGGAGAAGGACGACGCCGTCCGACGCAGCCGTGAGGCCACCGAGGGCGTCGCGGAGGCGATGCATTGGCTTCGCGAGGATGTCGACGGCGTCATCTACGTGCTGGATTCGACGGAGGATCCGTTCACGCAAGTGAATACGATGCTCATCGGGATCATCGAGAGCCGCGACCTCCCCGTGCTCATCTTCGCGAACAAGATCGACCTCGAGGGTTCGAGCACGCAGCGGATCCGGAACGCGTTCCCGCAGCACGAGACGGTGCCGCTGTCGGCATTGGAGGGTAACAATATGGACGAAGTGTACGACAAGATAGCGGAGTACTTCGGGTGA
- a CDS encoding Cdc6/Cdc18 family protein, whose translation MSNDDADTADEQRREDRDFDVDLDEVVLDEGDDEESTGLFDDLLSGEPIFENKEVLRPSYTPHELPHRKEQINKMATILVAALRGETPSNILIYGKTGTGKTASAKFVSQELESTSQRYDVPCEVEYINCEVTDTQYRVLAQLANKFIEQNEQYIDGRVEELEELLEAVDEERPSEVLPETEFDSTEEVEDRIESLLADKEEFEEVPMTGWPTDRVYSVFFDAVDYHERVVVIMLDEIDKLVEKSGDDTLYNLSRMNSELQNSRVSIMGISNDLKFTDFLDPRVKSSLGEEEIVFPPYDANQLRDILQHRADVAFKTEALTDDVIPLCAAFAAQEHGDARRALDLLRTAGELAERDQAEVVDEAHVRKAQDKIELDRVVEVVRTLPTQSKLVLFSIISLEKNGVHNINTGEVYNIYKRLCEEIDADVLTQRRVTDLISELDMLGIVNAVVVSKGRYGRTKEISLSVPIDETEAVLLSDSRLGDIDDVQPFVQARFDN comes from the coding sequence ATGTCCAACGACGACGCCGATACGGCGGACGAGCAACGACGGGAGGACCGCGACTTCGACGTGGACCTCGACGAGGTCGTCCTCGACGAGGGCGACGACGAGGAGTCGACGGGCCTGTTCGACGACTTGCTGAGTGGCGAACCGATCTTCGAGAACAAGGAAGTGCTGCGGCCGTCGTACACGCCACACGAACTCCCTCACCGAAAGGAGCAGATCAACAAGATGGCGACCATCCTGGTCGCCGCGCTCCGTGGCGAGACGCCGTCGAACATCCTCATCTACGGGAAGACCGGGACGGGGAAGACCGCGAGCGCGAAGTTCGTCAGTCAGGAACTCGAGTCGACGAGCCAGCGCTACGACGTGCCCTGCGAGGTCGAGTACATCAACTGCGAGGTCACCGACACCCAGTATCGCGTGCTCGCACAGCTCGCGAACAAGTTCATCGAGCAGAACGAGCAGTACATCGACGGTCGCGTCGAGGAACTCGAAGAACTCCTCGAGGCCGTGGACGAGGAACGGCCCTCGGAGGTGCTGCCGGAGACCGAGTTCGATTCGACGGAGGAAGTGGAGGACCGCATCGAGTCGTTGCTCGCGGACAAGGAGGAGTTCGAGGAGGTCCCGATGACGGGGTGGCCGACGGACCGCGTGTATAGCGTGTTCTTCGACGCGGTCGATTACCACGAGCGCGTGGTCGTCATCATGCTCGACGAGATCGACAAGCTCGTCGAGAAGTCCGGCGACGACACCCTGTACAATCTGTCGCGGATGAACTCGGAGCTCCAGAACTCGCGGGTCTCCATCATGGGGATCTCGAACGACCTGAAGTTCACGGACTTCCTGGACCCGCGCGTGAAGTCGAGTCTCGGCGAGGAGGAGATCGTGTTCCCGCCGTACGACGCAAATCAGTTGCGGGACATCCTCCAGCATCGCGCGGACGTGGCGTTCAAGACGGAGGCGCTCACGGACGACGTCATCCCGCTGTGTGCGGCGTTCGCGGCCCAGGAGCACGGGGACGCGCGGCGGGCGCTCGACCTGCTGCGGACGGCGGGCGAGCTCGCCGAGCGCGACCAGGCGGAGGTCGTCGACGAGGCGCACGTCCGGAAGGCTCAGGACAAGATCGAGCTCGACCGCGTGGTGGAGGTGGTGCGGACGCTCCCGACGCAGTCGAAGCTCGTCCTGTTCTCGATCATCAGCCTGGAGAAGAACGGCGTGCACAACATCAACACGGGCGAGGTGTACAACATCTACAAGCGCCTCTGCGAGGAGATCGACGCGGACGTCCTCACGCAGCGGCGCGTGACGGACCTCATCAGCGAACTCGACATGCTCGGGATCGTGAACGCGGTCGTGGTCTCGAAGGGCCGCTACGGCCGGACGAAAGAGATCTCGCTGTCGGTCCCGATCGACGAGACGGAGGCGGTCTTGCTCTCGGATTCGCGCCTCGGCGACATCGACGACGTCCAGCCGTTCGTGCAGGCGCGCTTCGACAACTGA
- a CDS encoding S26 family signal peptidase — MTGHDPDDRGDDADGTPTEADDRPDGWPDDWTTADDDTHAADDDTHAADDDTHAADDAPPAGDDATTRSDPIDDDDATVVDGVEGERARDVDESDGDVAATTATDGSVAATSNTDSAASTADAESTLGERTAPEKPPARTTGDDQPTIADDGLYTWFMNTHNGAVVLVRDVLSSVAAVAVIGLVLFAISGIWPPLVAVESGSMEPHMSKGDLVFIVDEDRYVPQSGVEDTGISTYESANAANGYSKFGSQGDVVVYSPYGDDRRTPIIHRAQFYVEEGENWVEDADPAYLGGVDSCAEVPRDMCPAPYDGFITKGDANPTYDQVGDQSTIVKDEWVRGKAEVRVPLLGWIRLQFAKLALTGPTPLGSSTELFARLGALGLAGATVFATRR; from the coding sequence ATGACCGGGCACGACCCCGACGACAGGGGCGACGACGCCGACGGGACACCCACCGAGGCCGACGACCGTCCCGACGGCTGGCCCGACGACTGGACCACAGCCGACGACGACACCCACGCCGCCGACGACGACACCCACGCTGCCGACGACGACACCCACGCCGCCGACGACGCCCCTCCCGCAGGCGACGACGCAACTACCAGGAGCGACCCCATTGACGACGACGATGCGACGGTCGTCGACGGGGTCGAGGGCGAGCGTGCGAGAGACGTCGACGAATCCGACGGCGACGTGGCCGCTACGACTGCAACGGACGGTTCTGTCGCCGCGACCAGCAACACAGACTCAGCCGCTTCGACCGCCGACGCCGAATCGACGCTCGGCGAACGCACCGCGCCAGAGAAACCACCCGCACGCACCACCGGCGACGACCAGCCGACCATCGCCGACGACGGCCTCTACACGTGGTTCATGAACACGCACAACGGCGCCGTCGTACTGGTCCGCGACGTCCTCTCCAGCGTCGCAGCGGTCGCCGTCATCGGTCTCGTACTGTTCGCGATCTCCGGCATCTGGCCGCCGCTCGTCGCCGTCGAGAGCGGGAGCATGGAACCCCACATGTCCAAGGGCGACCTCGTGTTCATCGTCGACGAAGACCGGTACGTGCCCCAGAGCGGCGTCGAGGACACCGGCATCTCGACGTACGAATCCGCGAACGCGGCGAATGGCTACTCGAAGTTCGGCAGCCAGGGCGACGTCGTCGTCTACAGTCCCTACGGCGACGACCGACGTACCCCCATTATTCATCGCGCGCAATTCTACGTCGAGGAAGGCGAGAACTGGGTCGAGGACGCCGACCCCGCGTACCTCGGCGGCGTCGACTCCTGCGCGGAAGTCCCACGGGACATGTGTCCCGCCCCCTACGACGGCTTCATCACGAAAGGCGACGCTAACCCGACGTACGACCAAGTTGGCGACCAGAGCACCATCGTCAAAGACGAATGGGTCCGCGGCAAAGCCGAGGTCCGCGTCCCCCTCCTCGGCTGGATTCGTCTCCAGTTCGCAAAGCTCGCCCTCACCGGCCCGACGCCCCTCGGGTCGAGCACCGAGCTGTTCGCGCGACTCGGCGCACTCGGCCTCGCCGGTGCCACCGTCTTCGCCACGCGCCGCTAA